In Alkalihalobacillus sp. TS-13, the following are encoded in one genomic region:
- a CDS encoding nitrite/sulfite reductase → MAYEKFWADNEKLNKTELKKLEKDGLEIFEDIPYYAENGFESIPKEEWDSFKWAGLYLQRPKQDGYFMMRINVPSGVLNYEQAETLASICKDYGRGVFDVTTRQAIQFHWLQIENIPDIFNRLAKVGLSSAGACGDITRNIVGNPLAGIDPNELFDTEPIVKEIYEYFQHNKDFSNLPRKYKVSISTNIHNASNAEINCLSFTPAVKEIDGEEVKGFHVKVGGGLAARPYLAETLDVFIRPENVKETAIAITTIFRDFGYREKRHRARLKFLVADWGPEEFKEKLVELTGPLPSKGEDVQKDWNAGYFYGVHKQKQDGLNYIGFNVPVGRLDANEVLEIAKISKQYGNGEIRTCNSQNIIIPNIPDEKVDALLQEKIFERITIEPKRFIAYSVSCTGIEFCNLALVETKERMRQIAEYLDEQIRVDVPVRLHMVGCPNSCGQRQIADIGLQGIKMKSKEKGLIEAFEIYVGGTLNHGGKFNEKLKGKIDGEHLPAVLVEFLTYFKKEKLPGESFYDFVGRLGIEPLQEELDRILGNVTANVS, encoded by the coding sequence ATGGCATACGAAAAGTTCTGGGCAGACAATGAAAAGCTGAATAAGACAGAGTTGAAGAAGCTTGAGAAAGACGGTCTAGAAATCTTTGAAGATATTCCGTATTACGCTGAAAATGGTTTCGAATCGATCCCGAAGGAAGAGTGGGATTCATTCAAATGGGCAGGACTGTACTTGCAACGGCCTAAACAAGACGGCTATTTCATGATGCGGATCAATGTTCCGTCTGGGGTCTTGAATTATGAACAAGCAGAAACGTTGGCATCGATCTGTAAGGATTACGGAAGAGGTGTATTCGATGTAACGACACGGCAGGCAATTCAGTTCCACTGGCTCCAAATCGAGAACATCCCGGATATTTTCAACCGGCTGGCAAAGGTAGGTTTATCATCTGCAGGTGCTTGCGGTGATATCACACGTAATATTGTCGGAAATCCGCTTGCCGGTATCGATCCGAATGAGTTGTTCGATACAGAACCGATTGTGAAAGAAATTTATGAGTATTTTCAGCACAACAAGGACTTTTCAAACCTTCCGCGTAAATACAAGGTCTCGATCAGTACGAATATCCATAATGCCTCGAATGCTGAAATCAATTGCTTGTCCTTCACCCCGGCTGTGAAAGAAATCGATGGGGAAGAAGTGAAAGGATTCCATGTCAAAGTCGGCGGTGGTCTGGCAGCAAGACCATATCTCGCAGAAACATTGGATGTCTTTATACGACCTGAAAACGTGAAAGAGACTGCAATTGCAATTACGACAATCTTCAGAGACTTCGGGTACAGGGAAAAACGTCATCGTGCTCGACTGAAGTTCCTTGTGGCTGACTGGGGACCTGAAGAATTCAAGGAAAAATTAGTAGAGTTAACGGGTCCTTTGCCTTCAAAAGGTGAGGATGTCCAAAAGGATTGGAATGCTGGCTACTTCTACGGTGTGCATAAACAAAAGCAGGACGGACTGAATTATATCGGTTTCAACGTTCCGGTCGGCCGGTTGGACGCAAATGAAGTATTGGAAATCGCAAAAATTTCTAAACAATACGGTAATGGCGAGATCCGAACTTGCAACTCTCAAAATATCATCATACCAAACATTCCAGATGAGAAAGTAGATGCGCTTTTACAAGAAAAGATATTTGAAAGAATCACGATCGAACCGAAGCGTTTCATCGCGTATTCTGTATCATGCACAGGTATTGAATTTTGCAACCTGGCATTGGTGGAAACAAAAGAGCGGATGCGCCAGATCGCGGAATATTTGGATGAACAGATCAGGGTAGATGTCCCTGTGAGGCTTCATATGGTCGGCTGCCCGAATTCATGTGGTCAACGGCAAATTGCTGACATCGGATTACAAGGCATCAAAATGAAATCGAAGGAAAAAGGACTGATCGAAGCGTTTGAAATCTATGTCGGAGGCACTTTGAACCACGGCGGGAAATTCAATGAAAAGCTGAAAGGTAAGATTGACGGAGAACACCTTCCTGCGGTTCTTGTAGAATTCCTTACCTATTTTAAAAAGGAAAAGCTGCCAGGTGAATCATTCTATGATTTTGTAGGACGCCTCGGTATCGAGCCGCTTCAAGAAGAATTGGATCGGATTCTAGGAAATGTGACAGCGAATGTTTCATGA